A stretch of the Candidatus Baltobacteraceae bacterium genome encodes the following:
- the gnd gene encoding decarboxylating 6-phosphogluconate dehydrogenase — MVGLGKMGANMTTRLIEGGHEVVVYDRSADAVAQAASGGAVRASGLADLCAKLSAPKIVWIMVPSGKPTDDTIDELAGILSKGDIIVDGGNTNWKDGLAAYDRCKAKGVSLIDAGTSGGIWGLKEGYCLMVGGDDSAVKTCEPIFRTLAPPNGYAHVGRAGAGHFSKMVHNGVEYGMMESYGEGFEILEKSPFDFDLEQVADVWCYGSVVRSWLLELAVLAFKADPGLKDIRGYVDDTGEGRWTVQAAIDENVPAPVITLSLMQRFVSRQQESFSAKVIAALRNQFGGHAVKTETHA; from the coding sequence ATGGTTGGACTGGGCAAGATGGGCGCGAACATGACGACGCGTCTGATCGAAGGGGGACACGAGGTCGTCGTCTATGACCGCAGCGCGGACGCGGTGGCGCAAGCGGCCTCGGGCGGCGCGGTGCGCGCGAGCGGTTTGGCCGACCTGTGCGCCAAGCTGAGCGCACCCAAGATCGTGTGGATCATGGTGCCCTCGGGCAAACCGACCGACGACACGATCGACGAACTAGCCGGCATCCTGAGCAAGGGTGACATCATCGTCGACGGCGGGAACACGAATTGGAAGGACGGCCTGGCTGCCTACGATCGCTGCAAAGCCAAAGGCGTCTCGCTGATCGATGCCGGAACGAGCGGCGGCATTTGGGGTCTCAAGGAAGGCTACTGCCTGATGGTCGGGGGCGACGATTCCGCCGTGAAGACGTGCGAGCCGATCTTCCGGACGCTCGCGCCGCCCAACGGATACGCGCACGTCGGCCGCGCCGGCGCCGGCCATTTCTCGAAGATGGTGCACAATGGGGTCGAGTACGGCATGATGGAGTCCTACGGAGAGGGCTTTGAAATCCTCGAGAAGTCGCCGTTCGATTTCGACCTCGAACAGGTCGCCGACGTCTGGTGCTACGGCAGCGTCGTGCGCTCGTGGCTGCTCGAACTCGCGGTGCTGGCCTTCAAAGCCGACCCGGGCCTCAAAGACATCCGCGGCTACGTCGACGACACCGGCGAAGGACGCTGGACCGTGCAGGCTGCGATCGACGAGAACGTGCCGGCACCGGTCATCACGCTTTCGCTGATGCAGCGCTTCGTGTCGCGCCAACAGGAATCGTTCAGCGCCAAGGTGATCGCCGCGCTGCGCAATCAATTCGGCGGCCACGCCGTGAAGACGGAGACGCATGCCTGA